A genomic stretch from Haloferax sp. Atlit-12N includes:
- the mutL gene encoding DNA mismatch repair endonuclease MutL: MSDIKQLDEKTIQRIAAGEVVERPASVVKELFENSLDADATRISVAVDAGGVEGVRIRDDGVGMSEEDLELAVREHTTSKIGDIEDLEAGVGTLGFRGEALHTIGAVSRLTIRSKPRGGDVGTELQYEGGEVESIRPAGCPEGTVVEVDDLFYNTPARRKFLKTTATEFDHVNAVVTHYALANPDVAVSLEHDDREVFATEGRGDLQSTVLSVYGREVAESMVPVDHDAPSVSVSGLVSHPETTRSTRDYLSTFVNDRYVTDRVLREAVLDAYGGQLDADRYPFAVLFVEVAPDAVDVNVHPRKMEVRWDDETGVKREVTDAVEDALLSDGLVRSSAPRGRSKADEAAIEPESPDGDDAAQLDPHEIRETEPDGESGDTNSPSVRDVQSAREARESGTRANPDAATADDTDPDTTPATEREAGIDAENPVGDDDSPGSTAETTADSSSLTETPASTPPTPPREYDLAPGPETTEQSSLATDDGGESESARAEASSAESEADDNGPRSRPSRIAAPTTQRDLSGEEADLSPEFDSLPSMRIIGQLADTYIVAETGEGLVLVDQHAADERVNYERLKGEVEGDTPTQALAEPVELELTAREAALFEEYREALAQVGFHAGRTGERTVSVRTVPAVFDAALDPGLLRDALTAFVREEADGGRKTVDAVADELLSDLACYPSITGNTSLREGSVLDLLAALDDCENPYACPHGRPVIVEFDRDEIASRFERDYPGHGGRRREE, encoded by the coding sequence ATGAGCGACATCAAACAGCTCGACGAGAAGACCATCCAGCGCATCGCCGCCGGCGAGGTGGTCGAGCGACCGGCCTCGGTCGTCAAGGAGCTGTTCGAAAACAGCCTCGACGCGGACGCGACGCGCATCTCCGTGGCCGTCGACGCCGGCGGCGTGGAAGGCGTCCGCATCCGCGACGACGGCGTCGGCATGAGCGAGGAAGACCTCGAGCTCGCCGTCCGCGAGCACACGACGAGCAAAATCGGCGACATCGAGGACCTCGAAGCCGGCGTCGGCACCCTCGGCTTCCGCGGCGAGGCGCTCCACACCATCGGCGCGGTGTCGCGGCTGACCATCCGGTCGAAGCCCCGCGGCGGCGACGTGGGAACCGAGTTGCAATACGAGGGCGGCGAGGTCGAGTCGATTCGACCCGCCGGCTGTCCCGAGGGGACCGTCGTCGAGGTCGACGACCTGTTCTACAACACGCCCGCCCGCCGGAAGTTCCTCAAGACGACGGCGACCGAGTTCGACCACGTCAACGCGGTCGTCACGCACTACGCGCTCGCCAACCCGGACGTGGCCGTCTCGCTCGAACACGACGACCGCGAGGTGTTCGCCACCGAGGGCCGCGGCGACCTGCAATCGACCGTGCTCTCGGTGTACGGCCGCGAGGTCGCGGAGTCGATGGTTCCCGTAGACCACGACGCCCCCAGCGTCTCCGTCTCGGGTCTCGTGAGCCACCCCGAGACGACCCGGAGCACCCGCGACTACCTCTCGACGTTCGTCAACGACCGCTACGTCACGGACCGCGTGCTCCGCGAGGCCGTCCTCGACGCCTACGGCGGCCAACTCGACGCCGACCGCTACCCCTTCGCAGTGCTGTTCGTCGAAGTCGCGCCCGACGCCGTGGACGTGAACGTCCACCCGCGGAAGATGGAGGTCCGCTGGGACGACGAAACCGGCGTCAAGCGCGAGGTGACCGACGCGGTCGAAGACGCCCTCTTGAGCGACGGCCTCGTCCGGTCGTCGGCCCCGCGAGGCCGGTCGAAAGCCGACGAGGCGGCCATCGAACCCGAGTCACCAGACGGTGACGACGCGGCACAACTGGACCCTCACGAAATCCGGGAAACGGAGCCGGACGGCGAATCTGGTGACACCAACTCCCCGTCCGTACGGGACGTACAGTCGGCACGGGAAGCCCGCGAGTCGGGAACTCGGGCGAACCCGGACGCCGCCACCGCCGACGACACCGACCCGGACACCACGCCTGCAACTGAACGCGAGGCGGGCATCGACGCCGAGAATCCGGTTGGCGACGACGACTCGCCCGGTTCGACCGCCGAGACAACCGCGGACTCGTCCAGCCTGACCGAGACGCCGGCATCGACACCGCCGACGCCGCCTCGCGAGTACGACCTCGCGCCAGGGCCGGAGACGACGGAGCAGTCGTCGCTGGCGACCGACGACGGGGGCGAATCGGAGTCTGCCCGGGCCGAGGCGTCGTCGGCCGAGTCGGAGGCGGACGACAACGGGCCCCGAAGTCGGCCCTCGCGCATCGCCGCGCCGACGACCCAGCGCGACCTCTCGGGAGAAGAGGCTGACCTCTCGCCCGAGTTCGACTCGCTCCCGTCGATGCGAATCATCGGACAACTCGCGGACACCTACATCGTCGCCGAGACCGGCGAGGGGCTGGTCCTCGTCGACCAGCACGCCGCCGACGAGCGCGTGAACTACGAGCGCCTGAAGGGCGAAGTCGAAGGCGACACGCCGACGCAGGCGCTGGCCGAACCGGTCGAACTCGAACTCACCGCGCGGGAGGCGGCGCTGTTCGAGGAGTACCGCGAGGCGCTGGCACAGGTGGGCTTCCACGCCGGGCGGACCGGCGAGCGGACCGTCTCGGTGCGGACCGTGCCGGCGGTGTTCGACGCCGCGCTCGACCCCGGTCTGCTCCGCGACGCGCTGACGGCGTTCGTCCGCGAGGAGGCCGACGGCGGCCGGAAGACCGTCGACGCCGTCGCCGACGAACTGCTGTCTGACCTCGCGTGTTACCCCTCGATTACGGGCAACACGTCGCTCCGAGAGGGCTCCGTGCTCGACCTGCTCGCGGCGCTCGACGACTGCGAGAACCCCTACGCCTGCCCCCACGGTCGCCCGGTCATCGTCGAGTTCGACCGCGACGAAATCGCCTCGCGCTTCGAGCGCGACTACCCCGGCCACGGCGGGCGGCGACGCGAGGAGTAG
- the kdgK1 gene encoding bifunctional 2-dehydro-3-deoxygluconokinase/2-dehydro-3-deoxygalactonokinase codes for MTALVTFGETMLRLSPPRGERLETARELELQAGGAESNVAVAATRLGRDAAWFSKLPDSPLGRRIVGELRSHGVDTDGVVWADDSRQGVYYLEHGASPRPTNVVYDRADAAVTTLETSETDLDAVRDAEVCFTSGITPALSETLRETTADVLEAAQDAGTTTAFDLNYRTKLWSPDEAAEVYRDLLGSIDLLFAAERDAATVLGRDGDAESVARGLAEDYDIETVVVTRGEEGSLAVSGGAVSEQGVYEAETRDAIGTGDAFVGGYLAKHLDGGSVAESLQWASATASLKRTVDGDIAVVNPEDVERVVADEGDGISR; via the coding sequence ATGACAGCACTCGTGACCTTCGGCGAGACGATGCTTCGGCTGTCGCCGCCGCGTGGCGAGCGACTCGAGACCGCCCGCGAACTCGAACTGCAGGCGGGCGGCGCGGAGTCGAACGTCGCCGTCGCCGCCACCCGACTCGGCCGAGACGCCGCGTGGTTCTCGAAGCTCCCGGACTCGCCGCTCGGCCGGCGAATCGTCGGCGAACTCCGGAGCCACGGCGTCGACACCGACGGCGTCGTCTGGGCCGACGACTCCCGACAGGGCGTCTACTACCTCGAACACGGGGCGTCGCCGCGCCCGACAAACGTCGTCTACGACCGCGCCGACGCGGCCGTGACGACGCTGGAGACGAGCGAGACCGACCTCGACGCCGTCCGCGACGCCGAGGTGTGTTTCACGAGCGGCATCACGCCCGCGCTCTCCGAGACGCTCCGCGAGACCACGGCCGACGTGCTCGAAGCGGCGCAGGACGCCGGGACGACGACCGCGTTCGACCTGAACTACCGGACGAAGCTCTGGTCGCCCGACGAGGCGGCCGAAGTCTACCGCGACCTGCTCGGTTCCATCGACCTGCTGTTCGCCGCCGAGCGCGACGCGGCGACCGTTCTCGGGCGCGACGGCGACGCCGAGTCGGTCGCTCGCGGCCTCGCCGAGGACTACGACATCGAGACCGTCGTGGTCACCCGCGGCGAGGAGGGGTCGCTCGCCGTCTCCGGCGGAGCGGTGTCCGAACAGGGCGTCTACGAGGCGGAGACCCGCGACGCCATCGGGACCGGCGACGCTTTCGTCGGCGGCTACCTCGCCAAGCACCTCGACGGCGGGAGCGTGGCCGAGTCGCTGCAGTGGGCGTCGGCGACGGCGTCGCTCAAGCGGACCGTCGACGGCGACATCGCGGTCGTCAACCCCGAGGACGTCGAGCGCGTCGTCGCCGACGAGGGAGACGGCATCTCCCGGTAG
- a CDS encoding ArsR family transcriptional regulator encodes MATTSEPGLSETRIHEVLSNDRRRMAIEFLQDGDLTLRELSERIAEAETGESPPPRNIRQSAYVSLQQTHIPKLAELDIVNYDDESKVVSLAEAGDVTVYMEVVPEGELSWSEYYAALAALGIVLMIAVVVGVPVISGVGAPGLATLVFTALGGSAVYQRWTQEN; translated from the coding sequence ATGGCGACAACATCCGAACCCGGACTCTCCGAGACGCGAATCCACGAGGTACTGAGTAACGACCGCCGTCGGATGGCCATCGAGTTCCTCCAAGACGGCGACCTGACCCTCCGCGAGCTCTCGGAGCGCATCGCGGAAGCGGAGACCGGGGAGTCGCCGCCGCCGCGGAACATCCGCCAGAGCGCCTACGTCTCGCTGCAACAGACCCACATCCCCAAACTCGCCGAACTGGACATCGTGAACTACGACGACGAGTCGAAGGTCGTCTCGCTGGCCGAAGCGGGCGACGTGACGGTCTACATGGAGGTCGTCCCGGAGGGCGAACTCTCGTGGAGCGAGTACTACGCCGCGCTCGCCGCGCTCGGTATCGTCCTCATGATAGCCGTCGTCGTCGGCGTCCCCGTCATCTCGGGTGTCGGCGCGCCCGGCCTCGCCACGCTCGTCTTCACCGCTCTCGGCGGCTCCGCGGTCTACCAGCGCTGGACCCAAGAGAACTGA
- a CDS encoding ABC transporter substrate-binding protein: MSGCVGTFGTESGEPVRFGAMLPVSGSLEQVGTHGKRAAEQAVEDINWAGGVLGRPVELTTVDTEGSASVATDGYASLADAGVVGFVGGLVSDVSLALAPKAADDAVMEMSPASTNPRLSDAGQADGRKFFGRTVPSDSLQATAMAKILDAPQYADADRVAVLTVDGAFGSDLGTALGDQLDAEVVTEVSYDPAADDFGGVVDEVFADSPDAVGFVSVPGQEGGVLDAYGASDYEAPWVFSAGLFDGEIPSYYEGFYSASLSSVRTDGYFHLSQRLSDIAPLQPYAANAYDALFLMATAAEYAGEATGPAIADALQAVSGGTGHTVSVGEFDRVRTLVDAGRELNYQGASSGVDLTEALEPLSSYLVERVHNGSVEQVELLQRQFFESGGDQ; this comes from the coding sequence CTGTCCGGGTGCGTGGGGACGTTCGGAACGGAGTCCGGGGAGCCCGTTCGATTCGGGGCGATGTTGCCCGTCAGCGGGTCGCTGGAGCAGGTGGGAACGCACGGCAAGCGCGCCGCCGAGCAGGCGGTCGAGGACATCAACTGGGCGGGCGGCGTGCTCGGGCGACCGGTCGAACTGACCACGGTGGACACGGAGGGGTCCGCGTCGGTCGCGACCGACGGCTACGCCTCGCTGGCCGACGCGGGCGTCGTCGGCTTCGTCGGCGGCCTCGTCAGCGACGTGTCGCTCGCGCTCGCTCCGAAGGCGGCCGACGACGCCGTCATGGAGATGTCTCCGGCGAGCACGAACCCGCGCCTCTCGGACGCCGGGCAGGCCGACGGTCGGAAGTTCTTCGGCCGGACCGTTCCGAGCGACAGCCTACAGGCGACCGCGATGGCGAAGATTCTCGACGCGCCGCAGTACGCCGACGCCGACCGAGTCGCCGTACTCACCGTCGACGGGGCCTTCGGCTCCGACCTCGGCACCGCGCTCGGCGACCAACTCGACGCGGAGGTCGTCACCGAGGTCAGCTACGACCCGGCCGCAGACGACTTCGGCGGCGTCGTCGACGAGGTGTTCGCCGACTCGCCCGACGCGGTCGGCTTCGTCAGCGTCCCCGGACAGGAGGGAGGCGTCCTCGACGCCTACGGCGCGTCCGACTACGAGGCCCCGTGGGTCTTCTCGGCGGGCCTCTTCGACGGCGAGATTCCATCCTATTACGAGGGCTTCTACAGCGCCTCGCTGTCGTCGGTTCGGACTGACGGCTACTTCCACCTCTCCCAGCGACTCTCCGACATCGCGCCGCTGCAACCCTATGCGGCGAACGCCTACGACGCCCTGTTCCTCATGGCGACCGCGGCGGAGTACGCCGGCGAGGCCACCGGGCCGGCCATCGCAGACGCCCTGCAGGCCGTCTCGGGCGGGACCGGCCACACCGTCTCAGTCGGCGAGTTCGACCGGGTACGGACCCTCGTCGACGCCGGCCGCGAACTGAACTATCAGGGCGCGTCGAGCGGGGTCGACCTCACGGAGGCGCTCGAACCGCTGAGTTCGTACCTCGTCGAGCGCGTCCACAACGGCTCGGTCGAGCAGGTCGAACTCCTCCAGCGCCAGTTCTTCGAGTCCGGGGGCGACCAATGA
- a CDS encoding DUF6663 family protein, with protein sequence MEVTTTGRFRVYRSPRDGDELLLLELPEERVDWTDPAVETDADDAYSPTYVPRTGYDGDLAERVSALEPGNEIEATLTWDDGDPRFADVSVRDRTRFRFVGAATGLFEAARETWQATGDGEAIGSRVTYGTDGDPNAVLYVFAKQPGARDLFDEFGDGVVPVDPLLDRLDDEANVTDAPREVFVLRPLDEEFVLVAIALDRDGLFARTMRDTYC encoded by the coding sequence ATGGAGGTCACGACGACCGGCCGGTTTCGGGTCTATCGCAGTCCGCGCGACGGAGACGAACTCCTCTTGCTCGAACTCCCCGAGGAGCGCGTCGACTGGACCGACCCGGCCGTCGAGACCGACGCCGACGACGCCTACTCGCCGACCTACGTGCCACGGACCGGCTACGACGGCGACCTCGCAGAGCGCGTCTCGGCGCTCGAACCCGGCAACGAAATCGAGGCGACGCTGACGTGGGACGACGGCGACCCGCGCTTTGCGGACGTGTCGGTCCGCGACCGGACCCGCTTCCGGTTCGTCGGTGCCGCCACGGGACTGTTCGAGGCCGCCCGCGAGACGTGGCAGGCGACCGGCGACGGCGAAGCCATCGGCTCGCGCGTTACCTACGGCACCGACGGCGACCCGAACGCCGTGCTCTACGTTTTCGCGAAACAGCCCGGCGCGCGCGACCTGTTCGACGAGTTCGGCGACGGCGTCGTCCCCGTTGACCCACTTTTAGACCGCCTCGACGACGAGGCCAACGTCACCGACGCGCCCCGCGAGGTGTTCGTTCTGCGCCCCCTCGACGAGGAGTTCGTCCTCGTCGCCATCGCGCTCGACCGAGACGGGCTGTTCGCGCGAACGATGCGCGACACCTACTGCTGA
- the mutS gene encoding DNA mismatch repair protein MutS, whose product MTTQGIVGQFLSLKEETDADLLAMQCGDFYEFFADDAETVGRELDLKVSQKSSHGSSYPMAGVPLNDLTPYLKALVERGYRVAVADQYETESGDLRREIKRVVTPGTLLETSRADAQFLAAVVTDGDGVGLAFADITTGQFLVTEAATVDDAAAELYRFAPVEVLPGPDLRSDDETLSRLREATDASFSLFSTEAFAPGRARHAVREQFGASTVDSVGLDSDLATRAAGGVLAYVEETGAGVLRSMTRLQVYHPSDLLELDATTQRNLELIETMHGDRSGSLFDTIDHTVTSPGGRLLREWLTRPRRDRDELARRLDAVQSLASAALARERVREVLDGAYDLERLASRSASGSAGASDLLSVRDTLSVLPALADAIEGTELADSPLAEVVSRPDRDAAADLRADLADALAEDPPKTVTQGGLFQTGYDDELDDLIERHESAKSWLDTLADREKRDHGLSHVTVDRNKTDGYYIQVGKSVADQVPDHYRQIKTLKNSKRFVTEELEEKEREILRLEEARGDLEYELFEDLRERVARHAELLQDVGRTIAEVDALASLATHAAGNGWTRPELTEAGALDIEAGRHPVVETTTDFVPNDLRMDDERGFLIVTGPNMSGKSTYMRQAALITLLAQVGSFVPARSATVGVVDGIYTRVGALDELAQGRSTFMVEMQELSNILHSATEDSLVILDEVGRGTATYDGISIAWAATEYLHNEVRAKTLFATHYHELTSLADHLDRVANVHVAADERDGDVTFLRTVVDGPTDRSYGIHVADLAGVPRPVVDRAADVLDRLREEKAIEAKGSGTSEPVQAVFDVGSGQMKVAEGSGSGGSAGGSAGTGAPANGATGNGSVDAAAAVESSSEAGDVGTETEAESEPALDPETEAVLDELRATDVNDTSPLDLMAKVQAWQSKLDGGDDE is encoded by the coding sequence ATGACTACTCAGGGAATCGTCGGACAGTTCCTCTCCTTGAAAGAGGAGACCGACGCCGACCTGCTCGCCATGCAGTGCGGCGACTTCTACGAGTTCTTCGCCGACGACGCCGAGACGGTCGGCCGCGAACTCGACCTCAAGGTCTCCCAGAAGTCCTCGCACGGGTCGTCGTATCCGATGGCGGGCGTGCCGCTGAACGACCTGACGCCGTACCTCAAGGCGCTCGTCGAGCGCGGCTACCGGGTCGCCGTCGCCGACCAGTACGAGACCGAGTCCGGCGACCTCCGCCGCGAAATCAAGCGCGTCGTCACCCCGGGGACGCTCCTCGAAACGTCCCGCGCCGACGCGCAGTTCCTCGCGGCCGTCGTGACCGACGGCGACGGCGTCGGCCTCGCGTTCGCCGACATCACGACCGGCCAGTTCCTCGTCACCGAGGCCGCAACCGTCGACGACGCCGCGGCCGAACTCTACCGCTTCGCCCCCGTCGAAGTCCTCCCCGGCCCGGACCTGCGGAGCGACGACGAGACGCTCTCACGGCTGCGCGAGGCCACCGACGCCTCCTTCTCGCTTTTCTCCACCGAGGCGTTCGCGCCGGGTCGCGCCCGCCACGCCGTCCGCGAGCAGTTCGGCGCGTCAACGGTCGATAGCGTCGGCCTCGACTCCGACCTCGCGACCCGCGCCGCCGGCGGCGTCCTCGCCTACGTCGAGGAGACGGGCGCGGGCGTCCTCCGGTCGATGACGCGCCTGCAGGTCTACCACCCCTCGGACCTGCTCGAACTCGACGCGACCACCCAGCGCAACCTCGAACTCATCGAGACGATGCACGGCGACCGCTCGGGGTCGCTGTTCGACACGATAGACCACACCGTCACCTCCCCCGGTGGCCGACTCCTCCGCGAGTGGCTGACCCGGCCGCGACGCGACCGCGACGAACTCGCCCGCCGACTCGACGCGGTGCAGTCGCTCGCGTCGGCCGCCCTCGCCCGCGAGCGCGTCCGAGAGGTGCTCGACGGGGCGTACGACCTCGAACGACTCGCCTCCCGGTCGGCGTCCGGGAGCGCCGGCGCGTCCGACCTGCTGTCGGTCCGGGACACGCTCTCGGTGCTCCCCGCGCTCGCCGACGCCATCGAGGGGACCGAACTCGCGGACTCCCCGCTCGCGGAAGTCGTCTCGCGGCCCGACCGAGACGCCGCGGCCGACCTCCGAGCCGACCTCGCCGACGCGCTCGCCGAGGACCCGCCGAAGACGGTCACGCAGGGCGGCCTGTTCCAGACGGGCTACGACGACGAACTCGACGATCTCATCGAGCGCCACGAGTCGGCGAAGTCGTGGCTCGACACGCTCGCCGACCGCGAGAAGCGGGACCACGGCCTCTCGCACGTCACCGTCGACCGCAACAAGACCGACGGCTACTACATCCAAGTCGGCAAGTCGGTCGCCGACCAAGTGCCCGACCACTACCGGCAGATAAAGACGCTCAAGAACTCCAAGCGCTTCGTCACCGAGGAGTTAGAGGAGAAAGAACGCGAGATTCTCCGGCTCGAGGAGGCCCGCGGCGACCTCGAATACGAACTGTTCGAGGACCTCCGCGAGCGGGTCGCCCGGCACGCCGAACTCCTGCAGGACGTGGGCCGAACCATCGCCGAGGTGGACGCGCTGGCGTCGCTTGCGACCCACGCCGCCGGCAACGGGTGGACGCGCCCCGAACTCACCGAGGCCGGAGCGCTCGACATCGAGGCCGGTCGCCACCCGGTCGTGGAGACGACGACCGACTTCGTCCCGAACGACCTCCGCATGGACGACGAGCGCGGCTTTCTCATCGTCACCGGGCCGAACATGTCCGGGAAATCGACGTACATGCGACAGGCGGCGCTCATCACGCTCCTCGCGCAGGTGGGGAGTTTCGTCCCCGCTCGCTCGGCGACCGTCGGCGTCGTCGACGGCATCTACACCCGCGTCGGCGCGCTGGACGAACTCGCGCAGGGTCGCTCGACGTTCATGGTCGAGATGCAGGAACTCTCGAACATCCTCCACTCGGCGACCGAGGACTCGCTCGTCATCCTCGACGAGGTGGGCCGCGGGACCGCGACCTACGACGGCATCTCAATCGCGTGGGCGGCCACCGAGTACCTCCACAACGAGGTGCGCGCGAAGACGCTGTTCGCCACGCACTACCACGAACTGACGAGCCTCGCGGACCACCTCGACCGCGTCGCCAACGTCCACGTCGCCGCCGACGAGCGCGACGGCGACGTGACGTTCCTCAGAACCGTCGTCGACGGTCCGACCGACCGGAGCTACGGGATTCACGTCGCCGATTTGGCGGGGGTTCCGCGCCCGGTGGTCGACCGCGCCGCCGACGTACTGGACCGACTCCGCGAGGAGAAGGCAATCGAGGCGAAGGGGTCCGGAACCTCGGAGCCCGTACAGGCCGTCTTCGACGTGGGAAGCGGACAGATGAAAGTCGCCGAGGGCAGCGGTTCCGGTGGCTCCGCTGGCGGTTCGGCGGGCACCGGTGCGCCCGCGAACGGCGCGACTGGCAACGGGTCGGTGGACGCGGCCGCGGCCGTGGAATCGAGTTCCGAGGCGGGCGATGTCGGGACAGAGACCGAGGCCGAGTCCGAACCCGCGCTGGACCCGGAGACCGAAGCCGTCCTCGACGAACTCCGGGCGACCGACGTGAACGACACGTCGCCGCTGGACCTGATGGCGAAGGTGCAGGCGTGGCAGTCGAAACTGGACGGCGGTGACGACGAATGA